A single region of the Ictalurus punctatus breed USDA103 chromosome 17, Coco_2.0, whole genome shotgun sequence genome encodes:
- the LOC128635295 gene encoding tripartite motif-containing protein 16 isoform X2 produces MKSQQKIQEKQEKVQELKQTVDTIKMRSQVAVDESERIFTEMISSMEKKRSEMKLQIRAQEKAELSRAERLLKQLEQEIADLKRRVTELEQLSHTHDHIHFLQSFPSLCVSPGSEDSPSFTVNQHLSFDGVRKSLSDLKKRVEEICEEEFNKIRPQVAAVQMILLSESDYREDFLQYFCYLTLDPNTVHHHLILSEKNRAVKSNERKQRYSDHPERFDSLYQVLCKESVCGRCYWEVEWSGDDGVEISVSYKEISRKGRGKECGFGCNSQSWSLWCSSSSVCFWNNGIQTDLQGPASSRIGVYVDHSAGTLSFYSVSDPMKLLHRVHTTFTQPLYAGFRMWSSDSTVRFCDLK; encoded by the exons ATGCGATCACAGGTAGCAGTAGATGAGAGTGAGAGGATCTTTACTgagatgatcagctccatggagaaaaAGCGCTCGGAGATGAAGTTGCAGATCAGAGCTCAGGAAAAAGCTGAACTGAGTCGAGCTGAACGACTCCTGaagcaactggagcaggagattgCTGATCTTAagaggagagtcactgagctggagcagctttcacacacacacgatcacatcCACTTCCTCCAG AGTTTCccgtctctctgtgtttctcctgGATCTGAGGACTCACCCAGCTTCACTGTCAATCaacatctctcatttgatggagtgaggAAATCTCTCTCAGATCTGAAAAAACGAGTGGAGGAAATCTGTGAGGAGGAATTCAACAAAATCCGTCCACAAg TTGCAGCAGTTCAGATGATTTTACTCTCAGAATCAGATTACAGAGAAGATTTTCTGCAGT attTCTGTTATCTGACTCTGGATCCCAACACAGTACATCATCACCTCATTCTGTCTGAGAAGAACAGAGCGGTGAAGAGCAATGAGAGAAAACAGCGATACTCTGatcatccagagagatttgactCCTTGTATCAGGtgttgtgtaaggagagtgtgtgtggacgctgttactgggaggtggagtggAGCGGGGATGATGGTGTGGAAATATCAGTCTCATATAAAGAGATCAGCAGGAAAGGACGGGGTAAAGAGTGTGGGTTTGGATGCAACAGTCAGTCCTGGAGTCTGTGGTGTTCTTCttcctctgtctgtttctggAACAACGGCATTCAGACTGATCTCCAAGGTCCAGCGtcctccagaataggagtgtatgtggatcacagtgcaggaactctatccttctacagcgtctctgacccgatgaagctcctccacagagtccacaccacattcactcagcCTCTATACGCTGGGTTCAGGATGTGGAGTTCTGACTCGACTGTGAGGTTCTGTGatctgaaatga
- the LOC128635295 gene encoding tripartite motif-containing protein 16-like protein isoform X1: protein MQLTFLLSFPHLTSTSSSHQQPTKPANSLTSSSHMRSQVAVDESERIFTEMISSMEKKRSEMKLQIRAQEKAELSRAERLLKQLEQEIADLKRRVTELEQLSHTHDHIHFLQSFPSLCVSPGSEDSPSFTVNQHLSFDGVRKSLSDLKKRVEEICEEEFNKIRPQVAAVQMILLSESDYREDFLQYFCYLTLDPNTVHHHLILSEKNRAVKSNERKQRYSDHPERFDSLYQVLCKESVCGRCYWEVEWSGDDGVEISVSYKEISRKGRGKECGFGCNSQSWSLWCSSSSVCFWNNGIQTDLQGPASSRIGVYVDHSAGTLSFYSVSDPMKLLHRVHTTFTQPLYAGFRMWSSDSTVRFCDLK from the exons ATGCGATCACAGGTAGCAGTAGATGAGAGTGAGAGGATCTTTACTgagatgatcagctccatggagaaaaAGCGCTCGGAGATGAAGTTGCAGATCAGAGCTCAGGAAAAAGCTGAACTGAGTCGAGCTGAACGACTCCTGaagcaactggagcaggagattgCTGATCTTAagaggagagtcactgagctggagcagctttcacacacacacgatcacatcCACTTCCTCCAG AGTTTCccgtctctctgtgtttctcctgGATCTGAGGACTCACCCAGCTTCACTGTCAATCaacatctctcatttgatggagtgaggAAATCTCTCTCAGATCTGAAAAAACGAGTGGAGGAAATCTGTGAGGAGGAATTCAACAAAATCCGTCCACAAg TTGCAGCAGTTCAGATGATTTTACTCTCAGAATCAGATTACAGAGAAGATTTTCTGCAGT attTCTGTTATCTGACTCTGGATCCCAACACAGTACATCATCACCTCATTCTGTCTGAGAAGAACAGAGCGGTGAAGAGCAATGAGAGAAAACAGCGATACTCTGatcatccagagagatttgactCCTTGTATCAGGtgttgtgtaaggagagtgtgtgtggacgctgttactgggaggtggagtggAGCGGGGATGATGGTGTGGAAATATCAGTCTCATATAAAGAGATCAGCAGGAAAGGACGGGGTAAAGAGTGTGGGTTTGGATGCAACAGTCAGTCCTGGAGTCTGTGGTGTTCTTCttcctctgtctgtttctggAACAACGGCATTCAGACTGATCTCCAAGGTCCAGCGtcctccagaataggagtgtatgtggatcacagtgcaggaactctatccttctacagcgtctctgacccgatgaagctcctccacagagtccacaccacattcactcagcCTCTATACGCTGGGTTCAGGATGTGGAGTTCTGACTCGACTGTGAGGTTCTGTGatctgaaatga